The sequence below is a genomic window from Sandaracinaceae bacterium.
CAAGGCCGTCACCGGGTCCCCGCCGTTCGTGGCCAGCACCCCCATGGGCGTGCTCACCAAGCACCTCACGGAGGATCTGGTCCCGCCATCCCAGAAGAAGCCGGGGCTGCCCCCCGAGGCCGACGCCATCATCGGTCGCGCCATGCAGAAAGAGGCGCGCGACCGCTACCCGGACGCCGACGCGCTGCGGGCGGCGCTCGGCGAGTACCTGGGCGCGGCGGGCTACGACCTGACGGACCCGAGCTTCGTGCTGCAGACGGCCGAGATGAGCTCGTCCGGGCGTCGTCGCATGGCACAGCTGGCGACGCGCGGGGACGTAGAGGGGTACGAGGCTCGCATCCAGCGACGCGGCGCTGCGGCCTACGTCTTGGGGACGCTGCTGCTCACTGCCTTGGTGGTACTGGGCGTGATCTACGGGCGGCGCTATCTCAAGAGTCTGCAGCCTCCGACCGAAGAGCGGGAGCCCAACCACGAGCCCGCGCAGGCCTCGCGCATCGACCGCGACCTGGTGCTCTCGGCGCATCTCGGCCGGCGCCTCTCGGAGACCGAAGGCGACGTGGACTTCTACCGCCTTCAGCGCCGCGGCGCGGGCCGCCAGCACCTGGACGTCGTGGTGTCTGGCGTGCCCAACGTGGACATCGTGCTCGCCCTGGTGCGTGTCGGCAGCGGCGTCCCGGCCATCGAGGTGGACGCGGCGGGCGTCGGGGAGGGAGAGTCCATCCTCGCGTTCCCCGTGCAGGACGACGACTACCTCGTGCGCGTGCGCCAGCGCGTGACCCCCGGCGCGTTGCCCGTCGAGAACATCAGCGACGCCTACACGCTGGTGTGGAGCGTCCGCACGCCCGCCGCCGACGAGGAGCACGAGCCGAACGACGCGCTCGAGGCCGCTGGCCGCGTGCCGCTCATGGGTACCGTCCAAGGACGGATTGGGTGGCGGAACGACGTGGACCTGTACTGTGTCGACGGCTCGGCCGACCGCGTGGGCGCGCGCGTCAGCGGCGTGCCGGGGCTCGACCTGGTGCTGCGTGTCGTGCAGCGGGCAGACGAGTCCAGCGTCAAGATCGACGAGGAGGGCGTCGGGGAGGGTGAGAGCGTGAAGGATCTGCGTGTCCTCTCGGGGCAGACCTGCTTCGAAGTCTCCGTGGACATGAACGCGCACGACACGGCGCCAGCCATGCCGCTGACTCCCTACACGCTCGAGGTGTTCGCGGGGGTGGACGGTGGCTGAGCGCCGGTCCCCGACCGTCCGCCGGCGTGCTCCGCGCATGTACGCGCTCGCGCTGCTGCTCGGGGTCGGCAGCCTGCTCACGACGGTTCGTCCCGCGGCCCGAGCCCGCCCGGTCACCATCGGCGTGTATCAAGAGCTGCCGTTCGGGGTCGCTCGGAGCCACCCGAGCGTCACGGAGGGGGCGCGCACCACGCGCGACGGGCGGAGCTTGGCGCGCCTGCCCGCGCGCGAGCCCAGCGTCCTGTACACCGCCATGGTCGGCAGCGGGGCGGTCGCGGCCCCCATCGCGCTCACCAACAACCTCTTGCTCGCGGTCGCCGGGGACGCGGCCGCGCATGTCGATGCCGCGGGGACGGTGGGGCCGCATGGCGTGTCGCTCCGTGGTGGTGGAGGGGTGTCGCTGACGCCTGGGGACGGGTACGTCGTCGCGGAGACGGACGGTCTCGCGTTCTTCGACCGCGCGCTCTCGGGGCTCACGCGCGTCCCCGTGGCGGGGCTCTCCCCTCACGCGCCGCTCGCGCTCGAGGACAGCTCCGTGGTCGTCAGCGCTGGGGCGCGCGTGCTGCGCGTGGACGCCACGGGGCGAGAGCACTTCGCGCTGCCTGTCGCCTCGCGGGCGCACTCACCCATCGCGCGGACCCCGGCGGGAGAGCTCGTGGCGGCCACCACCCAGGAGCTGGTGGTGTTCAGCGAGGACGGGCGCGTGCTGAGACGCGAGCTCTTGGGCGAGCCGCCAGTCGCGGGCCCTGCGGTGGCGCTCGACGGAACGGTGTGGATGCTGACGCGGCGCGAGCTGGTGGCGTTCGAGGCCCGCGGCGGCGTGCGCGTGCGCGTGCCGGCTTCTCCAGCGGGTCCTGTCACGCACGGGGGCCTGGCGATCGCCGCGGACGGCAGCGTGCGTGCGTCCGTCTTGGGCACCGGCGTGCTCAGCGTGAACGCCTCCGGCGCGGAGCTGTGGCGCTTTCCGTTGGAGCTCGCCCACTTCGTCGTGGTGGACGCCGCCGGGGTGGCGCTCAGCCTCACCCGGGACGGCTTGCTCGTCGCGCTCGACGCCGCGGGACAGGAGCGCTGGCGCACACGTCTCAGTGGTGGCGGGCCACAGTCCGCGCCCGTCATCGGCGTGGACGGCACGGTCTACGTGGGCATGCGGGGTGGCTCGCTGGTTGCCTTGCGGTAGAAGGGGCGCCCATGCGCATCGAAGACCTCGACTACGATCTGCCAGAGGCGCTGATCGCACAGCACCCGACGGCCGCGCGCGACGCGGCGCGTCTGCTGGTGCCGCACCTGCCGGAGGCGCAGCGCCATCGCGGCGTGGCCGAGCTGCCCGCGTTGCTCGAGCCTTCCTTGATCGTCTGGAACGACGCGCGCGTCATCCCCGCGCGCCTGCGCGGCTCGCGTGAGAGCGGTGGCAAGGCCGAGCTGCTGCTCCTCGAGCCCGTGCAAGACGTCGCGGGCGCGACACCCGGGCAGGCGCGACGCGAGGTCTGGCTGGCTCTCGGCAAGGCGAACAAGCCGCTGAAGCCCGGGCACGTGCTGCGCTTCGGTGACGCGCTGCGCGCCGAGGTCCTCGAGCGTCTGGGCGAGGGGCAGCTGCAGGTCGCCCTCGAGCCGCTGCAGCACGCCAGCGTCATCGCCGCCCTCGACGCGGTGGGCGAGCTGCCGCTGCCGCCGTACATCGAGCGCGCGCCCGAGCGCGCCGACGCCGAGCGCTACCAGACCGTCTTCGCCAAGACACCGGGTGCGGTGGCGGCGCCCACGGCGGGTCTGCACTTCACTCCCGCGCTGCGGGACGCGCTGCTCGCGGCGGGGCACGAGTTCGCGTACGTCACCTTGCACGTGGGGCCCGGGACCTTCCGGCCCGTGAAGGCGGCCACGCTGGACGAGCACGTGATGCATCGGGAGCGCTACGACCTGCCTGCCGAGACGGCCGAGGCCGTGCGTCGCGCGAAGGCTGCCGGGCGCCCCGTGCTGGCGGTCGGTACCACCGTGGTGCGCACCCTCGAGGCCGCCGCGCTCGAGGCAACTGCGGACGAGGTGGTGCGCGCAGGGCAGGGCGACACGGCGCTCTTCATCCGCCCGCCGTATCCGTTCCGCGTCGTCGACACGTTGGTCACCAACTTCCACCTGCCGCGCAGCACGCTGCTGGCGCTGGTGATGGCGTTCGCCGGCGAAGACACGCTGCGCGCCGCCTATGCCGAGGCCGTCCGGGCCCAGTACCGCTTCTTCAGCTATGGAGACGCGATGCTGCTGACCCGAGCCCGCTCATGAGCGCGCACGCCTTGCCCACATCCGGCTTCTCGTTCGAGGTGCTGGCGACGTCCGGTGCCGCCCGTCGCGCGCGCTTCACCACGCCGCGCGCCGTGGTGGAGACGCCCGTGTTCATGCCCGTGGGGACGCAGGCCAGCGTCAAGGGGCTGACGCCCGCCGAGGTGGAGTCCACCGGCGCGCGCATCATCCTCGCGAACACCTATCACTTGTGGCTGAGGCCGGGCCCCGAGCTGGTCGACCGCTTCGGGGGCACACCGCGCTTCATGGGCTGGCCGCACGCCATGCTCACGGACAGCGGGGGCTTCCAGGTGTTCTCGCTCGCCTCGCGCCGCAAGATCGACGACGACGGCGTGACCTTCCGCTCGCACCTCACGGGCGAGCCCAAGCGGCTGACGCCCGAGGAGTCCATGCGCGTGCAGCGCCTGCTGCGCTCCGACGTGGCCATGGTGCTGGACGTGTGCCCGCCTGGCGCGGCGGAGCGCCGCGAGATCGAGCAGGCCATGCGCCTGACCACGGCCTGGGCCTCGCGCTGCTTGGCGGCGCCCGCCGCAGAGGGGCAGGCCCGCTTCGGCATCGTGCAGGGGGGCGTGCACGAAGACCTGCGCCGCGCGCACATGGACGACATCGGCGCGCTGCCCTTCGACGGCCTCGCCATGGGCGGGTTCTCCGTCGGTGAGCCCATCGAGACCATGTACGCGCTGCTCGAGACGCTCGGGCCCGCCATGCCCAGCGGCAAGCCGCGCTACCTGATGGGAGTGGGCACCCCCTACGACCTGATCGAGGCCGTCGGCTCGGGCATCGACCTGTTCGACTGCGTCCTGCCCACGCGCAATGCGCGCAACGGGCAGGCGCTGACGTGGCACGGCCGCGTGAACATCAAGCAGGCGCGTCACACGGAGGACGACGCCGCGCTCTCCCCCGAGTGCGGCTGCAGCGTGTGCGCGACGTTCTCGCGCGGCTATCTGCGGCACCTCTACAAGGCCAACGAGATGCTGCTGCCGCGCCTGCTGACGCAGCACAACCTGCACTTCTACGGTGAGCTCATGCGCGCCGCGCGCGCCGCGATCGAAGCCGGCGACTACGCGAGCTGGGCGGCGGCCACCGTGGCCAAGATGCGCGCGGGCGACGAGATCGACGGCGGCCCCCCGGGCTGAATGAGGGCACCCCGAACCAAAGAGGCTGTATTGAGAGCGACCGTGTCCCAGAATAGGCGCATCCCGGCCTGAAGTCCGGGGCAGCATCCTTCCGAGAGCCCGGCTACCGCCGGGCACTCTCCAAAGTCCTCCCCACAAGGGGGAGGACTGTCTTGCTCGGCGCCGCAATCCAAGAACGCAGCCCTCCCGCCGAACACCCGACAGCAGTTGACGAGACGCAGTCCGCCTCCGAAGGGGGCGGACTTCGAGCGGGCGATCACCTGAGATCGCTGCCCCGGACTTTAGTCCGGGGTGCCCATAAGCAGGGATTAGCGGCGTCTCCTTCACTCCGACGGTGGCGCGCCCAGGCGCTCGGTCTGGCCCGCCCAAGGCAGCATGGTCACCCGGCCCGCGGCGTAAATGCGCTGGTGGTCCGCGGAGAGCAGGGCCACGGGCAGCGACGTCGCGCGCACGGGCTCGCCGCGCAGGACCACCGGCTCGAGGGTCTGCTCGGCGTCCACCTCGGGGCGCGTGCAGTCGACCACCACCAGGAGGGGCTCCGAGCGCGGCAGGCGCTCGACGTCCAGCTGCAGGCGCAGGTTGGTCGTGTACAGGCGCGCCTGCCAGCGCACGCCCATCCCGATCGCGCCCATCCAGTCGAGCGCGATGCATGCGAAGGCCGCGTCGAGGGTGTCGTCCAGGGGCAGCGCCGCGCGCAGCTCGTTCCCGGGGCGCGCGAGGAACGCCTCGTCCAGCGTCATGACGCACGCGCTCGGGTAGGCCGTGACGGGGAACGAGTCGCGGATCATCAGCGTGCGGCTCGGCTCGTTCGTGCAGCGTGTGAGCACCTCACGGAAGGGCTGCGCGTCGGCCTCGCCGAGGGGTGCCGCGCTCTCGGCGCTGGCGTCCAGCTTGGGCGAGTCGGTGAAGCGCGTGGTCAGCGAGAAGCCGTGCTCGCTTGGCTGGTACGTGCCCGTGAAGGGGGTGGGGGTCTCGAGCATCAGCGGCCGTTCGAGGCGCAGCGCGCAGCGCAGGGGGAACGCGCTCGGGA
It includes:
- a CDS encoding protein kinase, with translation MDPRATAKTLEQRPCTECGRPNSMEARFCGACGHELTTDSQALGHEVMADPLVGRIIADRYRILQFLGRGGMGVVYRVEHVHIGKVMAMKLLHGELARDRDTIKRFRREAEAASKLSHPNTVQVFDFGSSQGLMYLVMEYVDGRDFGQLIRDAGPLDFARVARLTAQVCASVAEAHQLGIVHRDLKPENVMIVTRPDQGETAKVLDFGLAKLRDTQAGNTVTRAGAIVGTPYYMSPEQIRGDEVDPRGDVYAIGAMMYKAVTGSPPFVASTPMGVLTKHLTEDLVPPSQKKPGLPPEADAIIGRAMQKEARDRYPDADALRAALGEYLGAAGYDLTDPSFVLQTAEMSSSGRRRMAQLATRGDVEGYEARIQRRGAAAYVLGTLLLTALVVLGVIYGRRYLKSLQPPTEEREPNHEPAQASRIDRDLVLSAHLGRRLSETEGDVDFYRLQRRGAGRQHLDVVVSGVPNVDIVLALVRVGSGVPAIEVDAAGVGEGESILAFPVQDDDYLVRVRQRVTPGALPVENISDAYTLVWSVRTPAADEEHEPNDALEAAGRVPLMGTVQGRIGWRNDVDLYCVDGSADRVGARVSGVPGLDLVLRVVQRADESSVKIDEEGVGEGESVKDLRVLSGQTCFEVSVDMNAHDTAPAMPLTPYTLEVFAGVDGG
- a CDS encoding PQQ-binding-like beta-propeller repeat protein; amino-acid sequence: MYALALLLGVGSLLTTVRPAARARPVTIGVYQELPFGVARSHPSVTEGARTTRDGRSLARLPAREPSVLYTAMVGSGAVAAPIALTNNLLLAVAGDAAAHVDAAGTVGPHGVSLRGGGGVSLTPGDGYVVAETDGLAFFDRALSGLTRVPVAGLSPHAPLALEDSSVVVSAGARVLRVDATGREHFALPVASRAHSPIARTPAGELVAATTQELVVFSEDGRVLRRELLGEPPVAGPAVALDGTVWMLTRRELVAFEARGGVRVRVPASPAGPVTHGGLAIAADGSVRASVLGTGVLSVNASGAELWRFPLELAHFVVVDAAGVALSLTRDGLLVALDAAGQERWRTRLSGGGPQSAPVIGVDGTVYVGMRGGSLVALR
- the queA gene encoding tRNA preQ1(34) S-adenosylmethionine ribosyltransferase-isomerase QueA, whose product is MRIEDLDYDLPEALIAQHPTAARDAARLLVPHLPEAQRHRGVAELPALLEPSLIVWNDARVIPARLRGSRESGGKAELLLLEPVQDVAGATPGQARREVWLALGKANKPLKPGHVLRFGDALRAEVLERLGEGQLQVALEPLQHASVIAALDAVGELPLPPYIERAPERADAERYQTVFAKTPGAVAAPTAGLHFTPALRDALLAAGHEFAYVTLHVGPGTFRPVKAATLDEHVMHRERYDLPAETAEAVRRAKAAGRPVLAVGTTVVRTLEAAALEATADEVVRAGQGDTALFIRPPYPFRVVDTLVTNFHLPRSTLLALVMAFAGEDTLRAAYAEAVRAQYRFFSYGDAMLLTRARS
- the tgt gene encoding tRNA guanosine(34) transglycosylase Tgt, coding for MSAHALPTSGFSFEVLATSGAARRARFTTPRAVVETPVFMPVGTQASVKGLTPAEVESTGARIILANTYHLWLRPGPELVDRFGGTPRFMGWPHAMLTDSGGFQVFSLASRRKIDDDGVTFRSHLTGEPKRLTPEESMRVQRLLRSDVAMVLDVCPPGAAERREIEQAMRLTTAWASRCLAAPAAEGQARFGIVQGGVHEDLRRAHMDDIGALPFDGLAMGGFSVGEPIETMYALLETLGPAMPSGKPRYLMGVGTPYDLIEAVGSGIDLFDCVLPTRNARNGQALTWHGRVNIKQARHTEDDAALSPECGCSVCATFSRGYLRHLYKANEMLLPRLLTQHNLHFYGELMRAARAAIEAGDYASWAAATVAKMRAGDEIDGGPPG